One Sphingomonas kaistensis genomic window, GCGACGCAGTCGGACGAAATGGCGTGGATGCGCAAATGGCTGGCCGATCGCGGGCAGGCGACGGCGAACCCGCATGCCGCGCATATGATGATGGACGCCGGCCACATGACCCGCATGGGCATGGCGACCCCGGCTCAGCTGGCCGAAATGCAGGCCGCCAAGGGCGTGGCCTTCGATCGGCTGTTCCTGACCCGGATGATCAATCACCACGCCGGCGCGGTGCGGATGGCGCAGGAACTGACCGGGCGCGGCGGCACCGCGGCGGACCCCGGCCTCAACGCTTTCGTGGTCGATCTGGTCAAGGAGCAGCAGGAAGAGATCAAGCGGATGACCGCGCTGCTCGGCACCGTCGTCGAGGATCCGCGCACTGCGCTGGCGGCCGGGACCAACAAGGCGGGGCAGGCGATCCGCGGCATGACGCTGGTCGCCAGCCTGCCCAAGCCGACCGGCTTCTTCGATCCTCGCAATCCGTATGACCTGCCGGCCAAGGCTTTGGTCAAGCCGGGCCAGAAGCCGCCGGAAGGGGCCGGCCGCTCGCCGCTCCTGAGCTTCGCGCAGACCGACATGGCGTTCCAGGGCGATGTGCTGGCGACCGGCAATTATCACGGCTTCAACCTGTACCGGGTGAGCCCGACCGGCGGCGCGCCGCAACTGGTGAGCTCGGTCATCTGCCCGGGCGGGCAGGGCGATCTGAGCATCGTCGGCAATCTTCTGATCATGTCGGTCGAGCAGGGCCGCGGGCGGCTCGATTGCGGGCGGCAGGGGATCCAGGAAGCGGTCAGCCCCGAGCGGTTCCGCGGCATCCGCATTTTCGACATTTCGAACCTCCAGCAGCCGCGCCAGGTCGGCGCGGTGCAGACCTGCCGCGGGAGCCATACACACAGCGTGGTGTCGGGGCCGGGGCGTGACGGCAAGATCATCGTTTATGTCTCGGGCACCGCGGGCGTCCGCTCGGCGCAGGAAATCCCGAGCTGCATCGCCGATCCGGGCTCGATGCAGTCGGCGCTGTTTTCGATCGACGTTATCGAGATCCCGGTCGCCAATCCGGCGGCGGCGCGGATCATCGACCGGCCGCGCGTGTTCGGCGATCCGGCGACGGGGAGCATCTCGGGCCTTTGGGCCGGCGGCGACCACGGCGATGGGACGCAGGACACGGCGCAGACCGACCAGTGCCACGACATCACCGTGTTTCCGAGCGCCAAGATCGCGGCGGGCGCCTGCTCGGGCAACGGCATCCTCCTCGACATCAGCAATCCGGCCAAGCCCAAGCGGATCGACCAGGTGGTCGACCCGACCTTCGCTTATTGGCACTCGGCGACCTTCAACAATGACGGCACCAAGGTGCTGTTCACCGACGAATGGGGCGGCGGCGGGCGGCCGCGCTGCCTGGTCAGCGATCCCACCAATTGGGGCGCCAACGCCATCTACGACATCGAGGGGCAGAAGCTCCGGTTCCGCAATCACTACAAGCTGCCCGCCGCGCAGACGAGCCAAGAGAATTGCGTCGCGCACAACGGGTCGATCATCCCGGTTCCGGGCCGCGATCTGTTCGTGCAGGCCTGGTATCAGGGCGGGATCTCGATCAGCGATTTCACCGACAGCAGCCGGCCGACCGAGATCGGTTATTTCGACCGCGGGCCGGTCTACAAGGACGAGCTGGTGATGGGCGGCTTCTGGTCGGCTTATTATTACAAGGGCCGGATCTACGGGACCGAGATCGCGCGCGGGCTCGACGTGCTGGCGTTGCAGCCGTCGGCGCAACTGTCGAGCAACGAGATCGCGGCGGCGGCGCTGGCGGTCTATCCCGACAATCGCTTCAACCCGCAGCAGCAGGCCCCGGTGAGCTGGCCTGCGGTGCCGGTGGTGGCGGCGGCTTATGTCGATCAGCTGGAGCGGGCGGGGAGCCTGCCGGCGGCGCAGATCGCTCAGCTTCGGCAGGCGATCGCCCGGCCGAACGCCGGGCAGCTGCGCGGGCTCGCGAGTGGCTTGCGGGCGCCGGCCGACCCGATCGCGGCCAAGCGGGTGGCGGCGCTGAAGGACGTGCTGAGCCGCATGGGCAGCGGGTCGCGGGTGGCGTCGAAGTAGGATCTCGCGTCGTCGCGGCGCAGGCCGGGACCTCGTGCGGTGGAGCGCTTCTGCCGAATGAGGTCCCGGCCTTCGCCGGGACGACGATTAGACGCCGAACAAGTAGAGCGCCGCCGCACCGGCAGCGGCGCCGAGCACCGCGACCGCCACGTCGCGCCACGCGGGGCGTGGCAGTTGCTTCACGTCGACGTTGACTTCCGGAAGCTCGGGCGGGGCGCCGCCGGGGGCGGGGAAGTAATGGTCGATGCGGTCGATAAGGCTGGGAAGCTTTTCAAGGCTGCGCTTCCATTCGAGGAGGCGGTCGGCGATGGCGGCTTCGGGGCCGAGTTCGGTGCGGATCCATTCGCGCAGGAAGGGTTCGGCCGATTCCCACATGTTGATGTCGGGATCGAGGAAGGTGGCGACGCCTTCTTCCATCACCATCGTCTTTTGCAGCAGCAATAGGTGCGGCTGGGTCGGCATGTCGAAGTCGCGGGTGATCGAAAACAGCCCTTCGAGCATCCGCCCGACGCTGATGTCCTTGACCGGCAACCCTCGGATCGGCTCGCCCACGGCGCGGAGCGCGGTGGCGAACTCCTCGGCATTGTGGTGCGGGGGGACGTACTGCGCTTCGAAATGGATGTCGGCGACGCGGCCATAGTCACCGGTGATGAGGCCGTAGAGGATTTCGGCCAGCCAGCGGCGGGCGCGGCGGTCGATGCGACCCATGATGCCGAAATCGATCGCGGCAAGGCGGCCATCGGGGAGGGCGAACAGATTGCCCTGGTGGAGATCGGCATGAAAGAAGCCGTCGATCACCGCCTGGCGGAGGAAGGCTTTCACCAGGATGTTGGCGAGCGCGCGGGGGTCGTGGCCGGCGTCGAGCAATTGGTCGCGCTTGGATAGCTTGATGCCGTCGAGCCATTCCAGCGTCAGGACGCGGCGGGCGGTTCGGCGCCAGTCGATCTCGGGAACGTAGAAGCCGGCTTCGGCGACCATATTCTCCTTGAGCTCGGAGGCCGACGCCGCCTCGCGCTGGAGGTCGAGCTCGCGCCGGGTCCATTGCCGGAAGTGGGCGATGACGGTTTTCGGGCGAAGGCGGCGGATTTCGTCGCCGGCGTGCGCCTCGAGGTGGGCGGCGGCCCATTCATAGGTTTCGAGCGCTTCGGCGAAGGTTTCCTCGATCCCGGGACGGAGGACCTTGACCGCGACCTGCCGGCCTTCGGTGGTGACGGCGCGGTGGACCTGCGCGATCGAGGCGGCGCCGACGGGGGTTTCGTCGAATTCGCTGAACAGGCTTTCGAGCGGGGCTTCGAGCGCTTGTTCGATCGCCTTGCGGATCAGCGGAAAGGGCGCGGGCGGAAGCGAATCCTGGAGCGCGAAGAGGTTGTGCGCGGCTTCCTCGCCGACGAGGTCGGGGCGGGTAGCCAGTGCCTGGCCGAATTTGATCGCCGCGGGGCCAAGCTGCTGCAGCGCGGCGGCGTAATCGGGCTTGGCGGGTTGGCTGAGGCCGAAGCGGGCGAGGCGGACGATGCGGCGGGCGAACGGCGGGGTGAGGGGATCGCGCTCGACCCCCTGCAACGCGCCGTAACGCGCCAAGGTGCGGCCCCAGCGGAGGATACGCAGGAGGTGGGTGAGCGAAGAACTCAAGCCTTCCACCCCGACCAGATGCAGACGAGCCCGCCCATCGAGGTTTCGGTGCGAGTGCGGGTGAAGCCCGCTTCGCCGATCATCCGTTCGAAGTCGTAGGGCTTGGGAAAGCGGCGGATACTTTCGACGAGGTAGCGATAGCTCGCTTCGTCGTTGGTGACGGCCTTGCCGATCTTGGGAATGGCCTTGTCGGCCCACAGATCATAGGCCTCACCGAAACCCGGCCAGTCGCTGGTCGAGAATTCGAGCACGAAGAGGCGACCGCCGAATTTCAGGACCCGGTGGGCTTCGCGCAGCGCCTTGGGGATGTCGGTGACGTTCCGGATGCCGAAGGCGATGGTGTAGGCGTCGAAGCTGCGGTCGGCGAAGCTCAGGGTTTCGGCATTCTGGACCGACCAGCTGAGGCCTTCGATGCCCTTCTTCTGCGCGCGTTGTTCGCCGACGCCGAGCATGTCGGCGTTGATGTCGCTGACGGTCACCGCCGCGCCGCGCTTGGCCATGCGGAAGGCGATGTCGCCGGTGCCGCCGGCCATGTCGAGGATATGTTCGTGGGCCTGCGGCTTCACGCGGTTGACGAAGCGGTCTTTCCACAGGCGGTGCATGCCCGCGCTCATCAGGTCGTTCATCACGTCGTAGCGGCGGGCGACCGAGGAGAAGACCTCGCCGACCTTGCGGGTCTTTTCCTCGGGGGTGACACGCTGGTCGCCGAATTGCACGAAATCGCTCATGGGGGGCGCTCTAGCGGTGCCGGGCTCCCCGCGCCATATGGGCCAAAGAGATGCCCGAGCTTCCCGAAGTCGAAACCACCGTGCGCGGGCTGGCCAAAGTGCTCGACGGCCGCCGGCTGACGCGCGTCGAGGCGCGGCGGGCGGATTTGCGGCGGGCGTTTCCGGAGGATCTCGGGCAGCGGCTGACCGGGGCGACGGTGACGGGCCTCGGGCGGCGGGCGAAATACGGGCTGATCCATACCGACCGCGACGACACGATGGTGTTTCACCTCGGCATGAGCGGGCGGTGGCGGATCGATCCCAGCGCGGACGAGCCGCACGATCATCTGGCGCTGGAGACCGACGATGCGCACCGGCTGGTGCTGAATGATCCGCGGCGGTTCGGGAGCGTCGATCTGGTGCGCACGGCGGACTTGGCGGAATGGGGACCGTTCAAGGACCTTGGGCCCGAGCCGTTCGATCTGACCGCGAAGGAGCTGAAGCGGCGGCTTCAAGGACGAAGTGCCGCGATCAAGCTGATGCTGCTCGATCAGAGGGTCGTCGCGGGGCTCGGCAATATCTACGTCTGCGAGGCGTTGTTTCGGGCGGGGATCAATCCGCGGCGGGCGGCGGGCAAGGTCAGTCTCGAGCGATTGAAGCGGCTGGTGCCGGCGATCCATGCGGTGCTGGCCGAGGCGATCGAGGCCGGGGGATCGACCTTGCGCGATTATGCCGCGCCCGATGGCGAGCTCGGCTATTTCAGCAAGAGCTTCTCGGTCTACGACCGCGAGGGCGAGCCGTGCCCGTGCGGCGGAACGGTAAAGCGATTCGCGCAGGGCGGACGCTCGACCTGGTATTGCCCGGCCTGCCAGCGCTGAGCCGAGTTGACCATGCGGGGCGCTTCGGTTAGGGGAGCGCCCAATCGGTGCGTGCCGCCTGTGGCCGCGCCGCTTTTCGTTTCATACAGCATCTTTAGGGAACCGAGCCGACCATGGCGAACACGCCGCAAGCCAAGAAGCGCATCCGCCGCAACAACCGCCGCGCCGAAATCAACGGCGCGCGCGTCAGCCGTATCCGGACCTTCATCAAGGCCGTCGAATCGGCGCTGCTGGCGGGCGACAAGGGTGCGGCGTCGGAAGCCTTGAAGCTGGCCCAGCCGGAACTGCAGCGCGGAGTCGCGCGCGGCGTGCTTCACAAGAACACTGCGTCGCGCAAGTTCTCGCGCCTGACCAAGCGGGTTTCGTCGCTGGGCTAAAACGCTTCGGCTCGATCGAGATCGAAGAGGCCGCCGGATGCGAATCCGGCGGCCTTTTTCGTTACGTCCATAAAACCATTTGAGTTCAGCGATTCGCATCCTCTCTCTCTTGAGGATCGCTTCTGAAACGGCTGAAAACCGCCATTAACTCGGCTTCTCCTCACAAATGCGTGTCAAGCGGCTTTATTTCACTTCCGTGAAAAATTGCCGTTGTCAGACGCCCCCGCAATGCTCCAGAAAACCCTTCCGGCAGTGATTCCACTGGGGGGGTCCAAGCAAGGCCAGGAATGGGCGTGTCGACACCGGTCGGCGCGAGCGCTCTTCCTTTGCCTGCGATGGAGCGCAGCCGGCGCGGACACATGGAGGCAGGCGGGCAGTGAGCGGTTTCGGAGATATGGATCAGGGACGGGGTGGTGCAGCGGAGCTGGCGGACGCCGGTGATAGCTCGCCGCTCGGCGCCGCCTGGGCCGCGATCCGGACCGGTCTTCGCCGCGATTGCGGCGCGCGAACCTTCGATGGCTGGCTGAAGCCTGCCGAACTGGGCGCGTTCGATCCCGATTCGGGCAGCCTCGAGATCGTCATGCCGAGCCAGTTCATGGCCGACTGGGTGCGCAGCCATTTCGGCGAGCGGCTGCAGCTTGCCTGGCGCACGACCCTGCCGGTCGTGCGCGACGTGCGGGTCGTGGCCTGCGAAGGCGGCCCCAGGCCCGCACCGCTGCTGATCCTCGACGAAGAACCGATTCCCGCCGAGCGCAAGGTTGCCGCCGCGGTGCATCCACGCCCGGCGTTCGATCCGCGCTACAGCTTCGCAAGCTTCGTCGTCGGCAAGGCGAACGAGGTTGCCGCCACCGCCGCCAAGACGCTGGCCGAAGCGTCG contains:
- a CDS encoding DUF305 domain-containing protein, which produces MKSSIFALAALLSSTAFAQGAPIVQPGAPGQASRTIDATTASRIADTSYSAYDVTFLQDMIPHHAQATQMTALVAGRTNRPEILQMAKRIDATQSDEMAWMRKWLADRGQATANPHAAHMMMDAGHMTRMGMATPAQLAEMQAAKGVAFDRLFLTRMINHHAGAVRMAQELTGRGGTAADPGLNAFVVDLVKEQQEEIKRMTALLGTVVEDPRTALAAGTNKAGQAIRGMTLVASLPKPTGFFDPRNPYDLPAKALVKPGQKPPEGAGRSPLLSFAQTDMAFQGDVLATGNYHGFNLYRVSPTGGAPQLVSSVICPGGQGDLSIVGNLLIMSVEQGRGRLDCGRQGIQEAVSPERFRGIRIFDISNLQQPRQVGAVQTCRGSHTHSVVSGPGRDGKIIVYVSGTAGVRSAQEIPSCIADPGSMQSALFSIDVIEIPVANPAAARIIDRPRVFGDPATGSISGLWAGGDHGDGTQDTAQTDQCHDITVFPSAKIAAGACSGNGILLDISNPAKPKRIDQVVDPTFAYWHSATFNNDGTKVLFTDEWGGGGRPRCLVSDPTNWGANAIYDIEGQKLRFRNHYKLPAAQTSQENCVAHNGSIIPVPGRDLFVQAWYQGGISISDFTDSSRPTEIGYFDRGPVYKDELVMGGFWSAYYYKGRIYGTEIARGLDVLALQPSAQLSSNEIAAAALAVYPDNRFNPQQQAPVSWPAVPVVAAAYVDQLERAGSLPAAQIAQLRQAIARPNAGQLRGLASGLRAPADPIAAKRVAALKDVLSRMGSGSRVASK
- the ubiB gene encoding 2-polyprenylphenol 6-hydroxylase — its product is MSSSLTHLLRILRWGRTLARYGALQGVERDPLTPPFARRIVRLARFGLSQPAKPDYAAALQQLGPAAIKFGQALATRPDLVGEEAAHNLFALQDSLPPAPFPLIRKAIEQALEAPLESLFSEFDETPVGAASIAQVHRAVTTEGRQVAVKVLRPGIEETFAEALETYEWAAAHLEAHAGDEIRRLRPKTVIAHFRQWTRRELDLQREAASASELKENMVAEAGFYVPEIDWRRTARRVLTLEWLDGIKLSKRDQLLDAGHDPRALANILVKAFLRQAVIDGFFHADLHQGNLFALPDGRLAAIDFGIMGRIDRRARRWLAEILYGLITGDYGRVADIHFEAQYVPPHHNAEEFATALRAVGEPIRGLPVKDISVGRMLEGLFSITRDFDMPTQPHLLLLQKTMVMEEGVATFLDPDINMWESAEPFLREWIRTELGPEAAIADRLLEWKRSLEKLPSLIDRIDHYFPAPGGAPPELPEVNVDVKQLPRPAWRDVAVAVLGAAAGAAALYLFGV
- a CDS encoding class I SAM-dependent methyltransferase; its protein translation is MSDFVQFGDQRVTPEEKTRKVGEVFSSVARRYDVMNDLMSAGMHRLWKDRFVNRVKPQAHEHILDMAGGTGDIAFRMAKRGAAVTVSDINADMLGVGEQRAQKKGIEGLSWSVQNAETLSFADRSFDAYTIAFGIRNVTDIPKALREAHRVLKFGGRLFVLEFSTSDWPGFGEAYDLWADKAIPKIGKAVTNDEASYRYLVESIRRFPKPYDFERMIGEAGFTRTRTETSMGGLVCIWSGWKA
- the rpsT gene encoding 30S ribosomal protein S20 yields the protein MANTPQAKKRIRRNNRRAEINGARVSRIRTFIKAVESALLAGDKGAASEALKLAQPELQRGVARGVLHKNTASRKFSRLTKRVSSLG
- the mutM gene encoding bifunctional DNA-formamidopyrimidine glycosylase/DNA-(apurinic or apyrimidinic site) lyase, yielding MPELPEVETTVRGLAKVLDGRRLTRVEARRADLRRAFPEDLGQRLTGATVTGLGRRAKYGLIHTDRDDTMVFHLGMSGRWRIDPSADEPHDHLALETDDAHRLVLNDPRRFGSVDLVRTADLAEWGPFKDLGPEPFDLTAKELKRRLQGRSAAIKLMLLDQRVVAGLGNIYVCEALFRAGINPRRAAGKVSLERLKRLVPAIHAVLAEAIEAGGSTLRDYAAPDGELGYFSKSFSVYDREGEPCPCGGTVKRFAQGGRSTWYCPACQR